From one Paeniglutamicibacter psychrophenolicus genomic stretch:
- a CDS encoding GNAT family N-acetyltransferase produces MLEIRPFTAADSSEALAARTELDAEDFDFLLGYSSRRGFDSYLEQLQAHEDGLGLPPGWVRSALWGAFVDGQLVGRTSIRFELNENLRAVGGHIGYAVRPAHRRRGHATEILRQSLAQLAQRNIGTALVTCREDNLASARTIEANGGVLENIIEASDGPTKRYWVPTAATPRG; encoded by the coding sequence ATGCTTGAGATACGCCCCTTCACGGCCGCCGACAGCTCCGAGGCGCTTGCCGCGCGCACCGAACTGGACGCCGAGGACTTCGATTTCCTGCTCGGCTACTCATCCCGACGGGGCTTTGATTCCTACCTGGAACAGTTGCAGGCGCACGAGGACGGACTGGGCCTGCCTCCGGGATGGGTGCGCTCGGCACTGTGGGGTGCCTTCGTCGACGGGCAGTTGGTGGGCCGCACATCCATCCGGTTCGAGCTCAACGAGAACCTGCGGGCCGTCGGCGGGCACATCGGCTACGCGGTGCGTCCGGCGCACCGGCGGCGCGGCCACGCCACGGAGATCCTGCGCCAGTCCCTGGCGCAACTGGCCCAGCGCAACATCGGCACGGCGCTGGTGACCTGCCGGGAAGACAACCTCGCCTCGGCCCGCACCATCGAGGCCAACGGGGGAGTGCTGGAAAACATCATCGAGGCCTCCGACGGGCCCACCAAGCGGTACTGGGTTCCCACCGCCGCGACGCCCCGGGGCTGA
- the mgtE gene encoding magnesium transporter, which translates to MIKTPTSSFDFSAEQLAKALAANDIAATSKVFHPLGTAEALEQLERLNTFDRALAYRTLPKDRAMEVFERLDASLQADLVAGLQEADVAEVFAAMSPDDRVALLDELPASVANRLILGLTEKERALTSTVLGYPQGAVGRYMSPEFVITHPGLSAGQTLERVRKQLDDAESVYTILVTDTGRHLVGVVSLRDVLRAEPAERVQDIMKKPISVGATLDAEEAARYCADAKVLVLPIVDAEERLVGILTVDDALRILEDAESEDAARSGGTEPLRRPYLATPVRAIVRARVVWLLVLALGATLTVQVIGAFEATLEAQVVLSLFIPLLIGTGGNTGNQAATTITRALALGDVRPRDVFKVFVREVRVGAMLGLLLGSLGFAIASLAFTVPIGLVIGLTLLGVCTMAASIGGLMPLLGKAVRADPAVFSNPFISTFVDAAGLIIYFLIATSVLGL; encoded by the coding sequence ATGATCAAGACGCCCACCAGCTCGTTTGATTTCAGCGCGGAACAACTGGCCAAGGCCCTGGCCGCCAACGACATTGCCGCGACATCAAAGGTGTTCCACCCCCTGGGGACCGCCGAGGCGCTGGAACAGCTTGAACGCCTGAACACCTTTGACCGGGCGCTTGCCTACCGAACCCTGCCCAAGGACCGGGCCATGGAGGTCTTCGAGCGACTTGACGCCTCGTTGCAGGCCGACCTGGTCGCTGGCCTGCAGGAAGCCGACGTTGCCGAGGTCTTTGCGGCGATGAGCCCCGATGACCGGGTGGCGCTGCTCGACGAGCTGCCGGCATCGGTGGCGAACCGGTTGATCCTGGGACTGACCGAGAAGGAACGCGCGCTGACCAGCACCGTGCTGGGCTACCCGCAGGGCGCGGTCGGGCGCTACATGAGCCCGGAGTTCGTGATCACCCACCCCGGGCTGAGCGCGGGCCAGACCCTGGAGCGGGTGCGCAAGCAGCTCGACGACGCCGAGTCCGTCTACACCATCCTGGTCACGGACACGGGCCGGCACCTGGTGGGCGTGGTGTCTTTGCGCGACGTGCTGCGCGCCGAACCGGCCGAACGCGTGCAGGACATCATGAAGAAGCCGATCAGCGTGGGGGCGACGCTCGACGCGGAGGAAGCCGCCCGCTATTGCGCCGACGCCAAGGTCCTGGTGCTGCCGATCGTTGACGCCGAGGAACGCCTCGTGGGCATCCTGACGGTCGATGACGCGCTGCGGATCCTGGAGGACGCCGAGTCCGAGGACGCGGCCCGGTCCGGCGGCACCGAGCCGCTGCGCCGGCCCTACCTGGCAACCCCGGTGCGCGCCATCGTGCGGGCCCGGGTGGTGTGGCTGCTGGTGCTGGCGCTCGGTGCGACGCTGACTGTCCAGGTCATCGGCGCGTTCGAGGCGACCCTCGAGGCACAGGTGGTGCTCTCGCTGTTCATCCCGCTGCTGATCGGCACCGGCGGGAACACCGGCAACCAGGCGGCCACCACCATCACCCGCGCCCTGGCGCTGGGGGACGTGCGCCCGCGCGACGTGTTCAAGGTGTTTGTGCGCGAGGTGCGGGTCGGGGCCATGCTGGGGTTGCTGCTCGGCTCCCTGGGCTTCGCGATCGCCTCGCTGGCCTTCACCGTGCCCATCGGGCTGGTCATCGGGCTCACGCTGCTGGGGGTGTGCACCATGGCCGCGAGCATCGGCGGGCTGATGCCGTTGCTGGGGAAGGCCGTGCGCGCGGATCCGGCGGTGTTCTCCAACCCGTTCATCTCCACC